A window of Rufibacter sp. LB8 contains these coding sequences:
- a CDS encoding NADP-dependent oxidoreductase codes for MKAAYYDVFGGTENIKVGQLPLPEVKEGEVLVRVKAAGVNPVDAVVMAGYLEGMLPVEFPAIPGWDVAGVVEDRGFSARRFNVGDEVYAYARRPTVQGGTFAEYIVLPESYLAQKPKNLSFAEAAGIPLVGLTAYQSMFDKGQLQAGQNVLILGASGGIGTLGIQLAKEKGATVIGVASQKNHAFMLKLGADHVVDYNGQDVGEAVKNLFPDGVDLIFDAASGDTLQQSLKALKTGGTLVSILHQGQGLPQNINFHYVFVEPNARQLEELRELAEAGKLTVHVSETYSLDHAAKALDQIASHHTKGKIVVVP; via the coding sequence ATGAAAGCCGCGTATTATGATGTCTTCGGCGGAACAGAGAACATCAAAGTTGGCCAATTACCCCTTCCAGAGGTAAAGGAAGGCGAAGTGTTGGTGCGCGTGAAAGCCGCCGGCGTAAACCCCGTGGACGCTGTGGTGATGGCGGGTTATTTGGAAGGCATGTTGCCCGTGGAGTTTCCGGCCATACCGGGCTGGGACGTGGCCGGGGTGGTGGAAGACCGCGGCTTCAGCGCGCGCCGCTTTAACGTGGGCGATGAGGTGTATGCCTATGCCCGCAGGCCCACCGTGCAGGGCGGAACGTTTGCTGAGTACATTGTCTTACCCGAAAGTTACCTGGCCCAAAAACCCAAGAACCTGAGTTTTGCGGAAGCGGCGGGCATTCCGTTGGTGGGCCTCACGGCGTACCAGAGTATGTTTGACAAAGGCCAATTGCAGGCCGGGCAAAACGTGTTGATCTTGGGCGCTTCCGGCGGAATTGGGACGCTGGGCATACAGTTGGCCAAGGAGAAAGGCGCTACGGTTATTGGCGTGGCCAGCCAGAAAAACCACGCGTTTATGCTGAAACTAGGCGCCGACCATGTAGTTGATTACAACGGCCAGGACGTGGGCGAGGCCGTGAAAAACCTGTTCCCAGACGGCGTGGATTTGATTTTTGACGCCGCCAGCGGCGACACCCTGCAACAAAGCCTGAAAGCGCTCAAGACGGGCGGTACGCTGGTGTCCATTCTGCACCAAGGCCAGGGCTTGCCCCAAAATATCAACTTCCATTACGTGTTTGTGGAACCCAACGCGCGACAATTAGAGGAACTTCGGGAATTGGCCGAAGCCGGAAAACTCACCGTGCACGTAAGCGAAACCTACTCCCTTGACCACGCCGCCAAAGCCCTGGACCAAATTGCCAGCCACCACACCAAGGGCAAAATTGTAGTGGTGCCTTAG
- a CDS encoding GH92 family glycosyl hydrolase, producing MRKLLLLAFLFCQLSAFAQKPLFDLVRWVNPLIGTHKMGHTYPGATVPFGMVQLSPDTDTIPYEVNGKYNKDVYKYCAGYQYSDPTIVGFSHTHFSGTGHSDLGDFLLMPTTGKLQLNPGTENNPETGYRSKFSHDNERAEPAYYRVKLDDHNITAELTATNRVGMHQYTFPKSDEAHVILDLMHGIYNYEDKNVWTFIRIENDTLITGYRQTNGWARTRTVYFAMAFSKPFISYGNKDYSKAQVYKGFWRKFDQSKNFPEMAGKQIRAYFDFKTEEGEKIKIKFALSPVSTQGALANLRAEVPHWDFDRVKNESQALWNKELGKVRAALTTKDDYINFYTALYHTFLGPTTYQDVTGQYRGLDQNNHQANGFTNYTTFSLWDTYRALHPWFNVVQPKRNSDMVESMLAHYDQSVHNMLPVWSHHANENWCMIGYHSVSVIADAILKGTYTGDANRALDACVTTARQGYYDGLQYYMQLGYVPEDKNSSSVSKTLEYAYDDWCIAQIAQKLDRQDIYQEFSRRAQNWKNVYDKSIGFMRPKLSDGTFKKEFDVLSTHNQGFIEGNAWNYSLYVPHDPAAMIQAMGGNKRFVPHLDSLFTMHLPDEFFADTEDITREGIIGNYVHGNEPAHHAAYLYNWTNQPWKTQERVRMILKKQYQATPDGLGGNDDCGQMSAWYLFSSLGFYPVAPGAEQYALGSPAVLEATINLENGKTFTIEAKNQSAKNVFVKKVELNGKVLAQPFLNHADIAKGGKLVFYMTGKPKK from the coding sequence ATGAGAAAACTTCTGCTTCTTGCTTTTTTGTTCTGCCAACTTTCTGCCTTCGCGCAAAAGCCGCTGTTTGACTTGGTACGCTGGGTGAACCCCTTGATTGGCACGCACAAAATGGGCCACACGTACCCCGGCGCTACGGTACCGTTCGGCATGGTGCAGCTATCCCCGGACACGGACACCATTCCCTACGAGGTGAACGGCAAATACAACAAAGACGTGTACAAATACTGCGCGGGCTACCAGTACAGTGACCCTACCATTGTGGGCTTCAGCCATACGCATTTCAGCGGCACGGGCCATTCAGATTTAGGCGATTTTCTGTTAATGCCCACTACCGGCAAACTGCAACTAAATCCTGGCACTGAGAACAATCCCGAGACAGGTTATCGGTCTAAATTCTCCCATGACAACGAGCGCGCGGAGCCCGCCTATTACCGCGTAAAACTGGACGACCACAACATCACCGCCGAACTCACCGCCACCAACCGCGTGGGCATGCACCAGTACACGTTCCCAAAGTCTGACGAAGCGCACGTGATCCTGGATTTGATGCATGGCATCTACAACTACGAAGACAAGAACGTCTGGACGTTCATCAGAATTGAGAACGACACCCTGATTACCGGTTACCGCCAAACCAATGGCTGGGCCCGCACCCGAACCGTATATTTCGCGATGGCCTTTTCCAAACCCTTCATCAGCTACGGCAACAAAGACTACAGCAAGGCGCAGGTGTACAAAGGATTCTGGCGAAAGTTTGACCAAAGCAAGAATTTCCCGGAGATGGCGGGCAAGCAAATCAGGGCGTATTTCGATTTTAAAACCGAGGAAGGGGAGAAGATAAAAATCAAGTTTGCGCTGTCACCAGTGAGTACGCAGGGCGCGCTGGCCAACCTGCGCGCCGAGGTGCCGCATTGGGATTTTGACCGCGTGAAAAACGAAAGCCAGGCCCTCTGGAATAAAGAACTAGGCAAAGTACGCGCCGCGCTCACCACCAAAGACGACTACATTAATTTCTACACCGCGCTCTACCACACGTTCCTCGGCCCCACCACCTACCAAGACGTGACCGGCCAATACCGCGGCCTGGACCAGAACAACCACCAGGCCAACGGCTTCACCAACTACACCACCTTTTCACTCTGGGACACCTACCGCGCGCTGCACCCGTGGTTTAATGTTGTGCAGCCCAAACGCAACAGTGACATGGTTGAAAGTATGCTGGCGCACTATGACCAAAGCGTGCACAACATGCTGCCTGTGTGGTCGCACCACGCCAACGAAAACTGGTGCATGATTGGCTACCACAGCGTGAGTGTAATTGCCGATGCCATCTTAAAAGGGACGTACACCGGTGATGCTAATCGCGCGCTTGACGCCTGCGTGACCACCGCGCGACAAGGGTATTATGACGGCCTGCAGTACTATATGCAACTGGGCTACGTGCCCGAAGACAAGAACAGTTCCTCCGTCTCCAAAACTTTGGAGTATGCCTATGACGATTGGTGCATCGCCCAAATCGCCCAGAAACTGGACCGACAGGATATTTACCAGGAATTTAGCCGCCGCGCCCAGAACTGGAAAAATGTTTATGACAAAAGCATCGGGTTCATGCGGCCCAAACTGAGCGACGGCACCTTCAAGAAAGAGTTCGATGTGTTGAGCACGCACAACCAAGGGTTCATTGAAGGCAACGCCTGGAACTACAGCCTCTACGTGCCGCATGACCCCGCCGCCATGATTCAGGCCATGGGCGGGAACAAGCGCTTCGTACCCCACCTGGATTCCCTGTTTACCATGCATTTGCCAGACGAATTCTTCGCCGATACCGAAGACATCACCCGCGAGGGCATCATTGGAAACTACGTGCACGGCAATGAGCCCGCGCACCACGCCGCCTACCTCTACAACTGGACAAACCAGCCCTGGAAAACCCAGGAACGCGTGCGCATGATTCTCAAAAAACAGTACCAGGCCACGCCAGACGGCCTGGGCGGCAACGATGACTGCGGCCAGATGAGCGCGTGGTATTTGTTCAGTTCTTTAGGCTTTTATCCTGTGGCCCCCGGTGCGGAACAATATGCGCTGGGCAGTCCTGCTGTGCTGGAAGCCACCATAAATCTGGAGAACGGAAAGACCTTTACCATTGAAGCCAAAAACCAAAGCGCCAAAAATGTGTTTGTGAAGAAGGTGGAGCTCAACGGCAAGGTGCTGGCGCAACCCTTCCTGAATCATGCAGACATTGCCAAAGGCGGAAAGCTGGTATTTTACATGACTGGCAAACCGAAGAAGTAA